Sequence from the uncultured Flavobacterium sp. genome:
AAAAGATTGTTGATGGAAACGGAAAAAATATACTGTTAAGAGGTTTAGGATTAGGCGGATGGATGGTGCAGGAAGGTTATATGATGCAAACCCAGCCTTTTGCAAGTCCGCAATATGTAATCAAACAAAAAATTCAGGACGTTGTTGGAGAACAAGGAACAAAAGAATTTTATGCAGCTTATAAAGCAAACGGAATCACAAAACGTGATGTCGATTCATTGGCAGCTTGGGGATTCAATTCGATTCGTCTTCCAATGCATTATAATCTATATACGCCAGCAATTGAAGAAGAGAAAAATGGTGAAATCACTTGGACAGAAGAAGGTTTTACCATGACTGATAATTTAGTAAAATGGTGTGCCGAAAATAAAATCTATCTTATTCTTGACTTGCATGCAGCGCCTGGAGGACAAGGAAATGACGCAGCAATTTCGGATTATGATACAACCAAACCATCATTATGGCAAAGTGAAGCCAATCAGAAAAAAATGATTGCTTTATGGAAAAAACTAGCTTCGCGTTACAGAGATAATCCATGGATTGGAGCTTATGATATTATCAATGAGCCAAACTGGAATTTTACCGGAACCAATAAAAACGGTTGTGACGAAAACTCAAACGGACCTTTAAGAGATTTAATGGTTCAGGTTACAAAAGCCATTCGCGAAGTCGATACAAACCATTTAATTTTTATTGAAGGAAACTGTTGGGGAAATAACTACAACGGAATTTTCCCTTTATGGGATGAAAATATGGCGTTAAGTTTCCATAAATATTGGAATTACAATACTACAGCATCAATTCAGAAAATGCTGGATTACAGAACACAATATAACGTTCCAATTTGGCTAGGTGAAAGCGGAGAAAACTCTAATGTTTGGTTTAAAGATGTACTGACTTTAGTAGAAAGCAACAATATTGGATGGGCTTTTTGGCCAATGAAAAAAATCGAAAATATTGCAGGAGTAACTTCAGTAACCAAAATTCCTGAATACGATGTTTTATTGAAATACTGGAAAGACGGAGGTCAAAAACCAAGTGCTGATTTTGCCAAAAAGACATTAATGAAAATGGCGGATAATTACAAAATGGAAAACGTAACCGTTAAACCAGATGTAATTGACGCAATGTTCAGACAAGTACAAACCAACGATACAAAACCGTATAAAAAACATTTGATTCCGGGAAAAATTGCCGCAACGCAATATGATTTGGGAACAAATGGATATGCTTATTCAGATAAAGATTTTATAAACTACAGAGTAGAAACCGGAATATTCGACGAATGGAATAAAGGAAATACCATGAGAAATGATGGTGTTGATATTTTGCCATGCAAAGATGCAGGATCAAATGGTTATCAGGTTTCTTTTATTGAAGATGGCGAATGGCTTCAGTTTACAACGCAAGTTGCAAAACAAAAAACATATAAAGTTGCAATTCGTTATTCAAGCGAAAACTCAGAAGGAAAACTTCATTTAGAGACAGAAAACGGTAAAAAATCAGAAACGATTACACTTCCTGCAACTGGAGGAAATGACAAATTCAAAACAGTCATTTTATCTGGAGTAGATTTAAATGCAGGAACAAATAAAATCAAAGTAGTTTTTGAAAAAGGAGGTTTCAATTTGAACTATTTAGATTTTTCAGACAAACTCCGTTAGGGGTTAAAGGGTGGTAGAAAAAATCACAATGTATCACCATTACAATTTTTAGACAAACTTCGTTAGGAGTTAAAGGTTGGTAGAAAAAGGTCGGTAGAAAATAAAATTAAACGCAATACATAAAATTGTCCCGTAGGGATAAAACAATATTTAAAATTGATTGCATACGAACATTTAATTAACATAAGTTTTAAATTAATTTTTTTCAGTAAAGCCCTTGAAATACTAGCTTTACAAGATTAAAATTTTTTAACATGAAAAAGATAAATACAATTGTTTTAGTAGTAATGCTGCTTTTGGTAAGCGGTTCATTTTATGGTCAAAATTTAAAAATTATGACCTACAATATTCGTTTAGATGTTGCATCAGACGGAGAAAATGCATGGCCAAACCGGAAAGATTATTTTACTTCTCAAATACAATTTTATAGTCCGGATATATTTGGAGTTCAGGAAGCAACACCAAATCAAGTTACAGCGATAGCTTCGGCTTTGCCAAATTACGACAGATTTGGAATTGGTCGAGAAGAAGGCGGAACAGGAGAAGCGTGTACGATTTATTATAAAAAAGGACGTTTTCAGTTGTTGCAATCAAACACGTTTTGGTTGTCAGAAACGCCAGAAAAAGTATCAAGAGGTTGGGATGCAGCTTGCAACAGAGTTTGTACTTATGGACTTTTTAAAGATTTAAAAACTAAGAGAACATTTTGGGTTTTTAATCTTCATTTGGATCATATGGGCGAAGTAGCGAGAGTAAAAGGAGTAGAATTGGTTCTTTCGAAAATAAAAGAATTAAACACAAAGAAATATCCGGCATTTTTAATGGGAGATTTTAACTCAGAACCAGATACAAAACAAATTGCCGAGATAAAAAAAGTAATGGATGATACCAAAGATGTTTCGGTAGAAAAGCCTTTTGGACCATCAGGAACTTTCAATGATTTTGAACATGATAAACCTGTAACGTTGTTAATTGATTACATTTTTATCTCAAAAAATAGCGGATTAAAAATTCAAAAACACGCAGTACTAAGTGATTCTAAAGATTTAAAATATCCCTCAGATCATTTACCTGTCTTAATAGAAATAGATTAGAAATGAAAAACATCAACAAAAAACTTCAAATTTTACTTTTACTGCCCTTAATTGCAGTTCAAATAAAATGTGGAACTTCAAAAAATTCAGTTGCTACTTCTGGTAAAGCAGAATCGTGGATTACAACAACCGATGAGACATCAAAATTGCAAAAGCAAAATGATTTAGTTTTTAATTCAGAAACGAATTCAAATCAAATTATTTCAGTAGACGCTTCTCAAAAATTTCAAACTATCGAAGGTTTTGGATTTGCGTTGACTGGAGGAAGTGCTCAGGCGATATTAAAACTGGATAAAGCAAAGAAAGAAGCATTGCTTCAGGAATTGTTTTCCAGAAATAATGATGCAATTGGTTTGAGTTATTTGCGTATCAGTATTGGAGCTTCTGATTTGAATGAAACAGTTTTTTCGTATGATGATATGCCACAAGGGCAAACAGATTTAAAATTGGAACACTTTAATCTTGGTCCGGATTTAAAAGATATTGTACCACTTTTAAAAGAAATTTTGGCAATAAATCCAAAGATAAAAATTATGGGTTCTCCATGGTCGCCTCCAGTTTGGATGAAAGACAACGGAAGCACAATAGGCGGAAGTTTACAGCCTAAATATTATCAGGTTTATGCAGAATATTTTGTAAAATATATTCAGGCAATGAAAGAACAGGGAATTGTAATTGATGCTATAACACCGCAAAACGAACCTTTGAATCCGAAAAATAATCCAAGCTTATTGATGCTTGCAGAACAACAGAGAGAATTTGTTAAAAACAATTTGGGGCCCGCTTTCGCGAAAGCAAAAATCAAAACCAAAATTGTAGTTTACGATCACAATTGTAACAAACCAGAATATCCTTTGACAATATTAAATGATCCAAAAGCATTGCCATTTGTTGCAGGTTCAGCGTTTCATTTATACGAAGGAGATATCAGCGCTATGTCTACGGTTCACGATGCATATCCAAAAAAAGATTTGTATTTTACCGAACAGTATACTGGATCAGGAAGTAATTTTGAATCGGATTTGAAATGGAGTGTGAAAAATGTAGTAATTGGTTCGATGCGTAACTGGAGTGTAAACGCACTTTCATGGGGATTGGCAAATGATGAATATTACAAACCATTTACGCCAGGCGGATGTTCTACTTGTAAAGGTGCATTAATGATTGATCAGGCGCAAAATATAAAGAGAGAAGTTGGTTATTATATTATTGGTCACGCTTCAAAATTTGTTCCTGAAGGATCTGTTAGAATTGGAAGTAATATTGCTGGTAATATATATAATGTTGCCTTTAAAACTCCAACAGGAAAAATCGTTTTAATTGTAGAAAACGACGGAACTTCTACAGAATCATTCAATATCAAATACAACCAAAAACAAATTTCAACTACTTTAAACGCTGGTGCAGTCGCAACTTACGTTTGGTAATCAAAATTAAATGAGAATGAAAAAATTAACCACATTTACCTTGTTGATGTTATCGCTTTTTGCAACGGCACAACAAGAAACAATCGATCAGAAAGTAAATGCTTTATTGAAAAAGATGACTATTGAAGAAAAAATAGGTCAGCTTAATCAATATACCGGAGACAATCAGGCAACGGGACCAATTACAATAAATCCCAACAAACAATCTGAAATTAAACAAGGTTTAATAGGTTCGATGTTAAACATCATCGGAACAAAATACACCAGACAATATCAGGAATTAGCGATGCAATCACGTTTGAAAATTCCGTTGTTATTTGGTCAGGATGTTATTCACGGATATAAAACGACATTTCCAATTCCGTTGGCAGAAGCCGCAAGTTGGGATTTAACTGCGATTGAATTAGCTGCAAGAGTTGCGGCTACAGAAGCTGCGGCAAGCGGAATTCACTGGACTTTTGCTCCAATGGTAGATATTAGCCGTGATCCGCGTTGGGGACGAGTTATGGAAGGTGCCGGAGAAGATACTTACTTAGGTTCTAAAATTGCTTATGCGAGAGTAAAAGGTTTTCAAGGGAATAAACTGGGTGATTTAAACTCGGTTATGGCTTGCGTAAAACACTTTGCAGCTTATGGCGCAGGAGTTGGCGGAAGAGATTACAACTCAGTAGATATGAGCGAACGTATGTTGTTCGAAACGTATTTACCTCCATTTAAAGCAGCTCTTGATGCTGGTGCAGCGACTTTCATGAACTCATTCAATGATTTAAACGGAATTCCTGCTTCAGGAAATGCGCATTTGCAACGTGATATCCTAAAAGGAAAATGGAACTTTCAGGGATTCGTAGTTTCTGATTGGGGTTCTATTGGAGAAATGGTTGCTCACGGATATTCAAAAGATCTTAAAGCTGCAGCACTTTCTGCAATTACTGCCGGAAGTGATATGGATATGGAAAGTAATGCTTACAGATATAATTTGGCGGAATTGGTTAAAGAAGGCAAAGTTTCTATCGACTTAATTGACGATGCTGTAAAACGTATTCTTCGCAAGAAATATGAATTAGGATTATTTGACGATCCGTACAGATATTCAGATGGAAAAAGAGAAGAAAAAGCCTTAAATAATCCTGAAAATAGAAAAGCAGCACTTGAAGTAGCACAAAAAAGTATTGTTTTATTAAAGAATGATAATCAGACATTGCCAATCTCTAAAAGTGTAAAAACAATTGCATTTATTGGACCAATGGTAAAAGAATACAAAGCCAATATGGGATTTTGGTCAGTAGAATTACCGGAAGTTAATTATGATAAATGGGTAGTTTCGCAATGGGATGGTTTGCAAAATAAAGTTGGAAAAAATACCAAATTGCTTTACGCGAAAGGTTGTGAAGTAGATGGAGATAACAAAGACGGATTTGCAGAAGCGGTTGCAACAGCACAACAAGCAGATGTTGTTATTTTGAGTATTGGCGAAAGACGCGATCAAAGTGGTGAAGCAAAAAGCCGCAGCAATCTTGGTTTACCGGGCGTTCAGGAAGATTTAGTAAAAGCAATTCAGGCAACAGGAAAACCGGTTGTAGTTTTGATAAATGCCGGAAGACCTCTTGTTTTTAACTGGACAGCAGACAATGTTCCTGCAATCGTATATACTTGGTGGTTAGGAACTGAGGCTGGAAATGCTATTGCAAATGTTTTATTTGGAGATTATAATCCTTCTGGAAAATTGCCAATGACATTTCCAAGAGAAGTTGGACAAGTGCCAATTTATTACAATCATTTCAGTACCGGAAGACCAGCAAAAGATGAAAATGCAACGAACTATGTTTCGGCATATATTGATTTAAAAAACTCACCTAAATTTCCTTTTGGATACGGATTGAGTTATACACAATTCGGTTATTCTGATTTGAAATTATCTTCGACTAAAATAAAAAGCAACGAAACAATTAAAGTTTCTTTCCAATTATCAAACGTTGGAAAAGTTGCCGGAGAAGAAGTAGTACAATTATACTTGAAAGATAAATTTGGATCTGTAGTAAGACCAGTTTTAGAATTAAGAGATTTTCAAAAAGTAAAATTAAATGCTGGAGAAACTAAAACTATCGAATTTACAATTGACAAAGAGAAACTTTCTTTCTATAATGATAAATTAGAATGGGGAGCTGAACCAGGAGATTTTGAATTAATGATTGGAACTTCGTCAGCTGATATTAAGTTAAGATCTAATTTTGAATTACTATAAAATTACAATCTCCAAAAACTGTAATTAAATAAAAAAGCGGAGTTCCAGGACTCCGCTTTTTTTATGTAAATGCCAATCAGTAGTTGAAAATGTGCCGTTAGGCACTAAATATTGGTAGAAAACATGAATTGGAATAAATTTAGCGTGCCGTAGGTACGCAATACATATCATTTTGTTGCGTACCTACGGCACGCCAACGAATTTCAAACTGATATAACTACCGATATTTAGTGCCTAACGGCACTCTTGATTGGCATATATAAAGAATTTTAGTTAAAGTGTTTTTTGAAATTGAATTTTATTTTATTCAAAATACCATCTTCTATAATATCAATTCCAATTCCAGAATTGCTATCAGCCACTTCGTGATGCGCATTTCTGAAATCTTCAAAATCCTTCTCCGGAATTTCTAAGTTAATCAAAGGTTTAAAATCTATCCAAATCGTTCCTCCGTTTTTGGTGATTTTTTTACGACTTTACTTATTTTACCAATTAAAGATTAACTTTAAAAGTACTATAACTAAGAGATGAACTTCATTAAAAAGGATTAGATATAGGATATGGTTTCGAAGTCTCCCGACTTCCTACCCATTCCAATATTATATTTTTATAGCTTTTTCCCGATTTATTTACTTAAGATCTTTTGATTGTTTAATTCATCAATGATATTATTCATGAACTGGATTTGATTATGAGGATTTAAGCGAAGTGGGAGGGCTTATAAATAATCTTTTTCCAGGACTAGCCAGAGGAAAATCTAACCATACCAGGTTGTATCTGCAATTTACGCTATTGGTTTATTGTGCAGTCTAAATTATTAAAACATATTATCGATTGATTTAAACTCTTTCTTGATATTGTTTTTAATATCATAATTAGTTTCTATTGAATCAATTTTAGTAGCATTTAATTCATCATTCTTTAATTCATATTTTATCAAAACATATTTATATTTTTCTGCTAAAGTTCCATCATCAGTTACTTTTGGAGTATATGAAACGATAAATTCAATTTTGTCAGTTCGTTCCTTAACCCATACAAAAGTTAATGAAGTTCGTAAGTCATTTGTTATAACTTCTTTATTTTTTAAGTTTATTATATTTAGTGATAAACTATTGTTGTTCGCTAAAACAGGTAAAAATAAGATACTATCTTTTAGTATTTTATATCCGTATAATTTATATTTTTTTGATTCAATTATTGAAACTCCGTTTATTGGGAAAATATTGTCATTATAATCAAAGTATCTGAATCTTAACGTATCTTTCTTTAAATTGACTTTTTTTAATTTGTATTCTAAAGTTATAAATCCGTTAGTATCTTTTGTAATGGCCAAATAATCTTTTTCATTTTTATTCAGATTATTTTTACCGCAGGATATTAATAGTAAGCATGCTATTATTATAATTAAATTTCTCATCATTCTTTATTAATTTCGTTTTTAATGCTTAGATAGTTTTCGTTTTGAGCTTGTATCTCTTCTATGCTATTACTTAAATCTTCTTTTTCTTTTTTGCTTACATTGTTGCTTTGCAGTTTTTTTATTTCCTGATTTATTGATGAGTTATTTTTTGATATTTCATAATCAATGCTCTGAATTAGTCTTTTTTTAGTCGATTTTATTTGTAACAATAATGATTTTCCATATTTATTATCATTTGAAATTATAGTTCCTTTACCATTAGGTTTTGAAGTTATTACATCATCAAAATTATATGCGCCATGTCCGGTTTTATTTCTAGTTTTTTCATCTTCTATATATATACCTGTGTAAAAAGCTTTATCTATATCGTCGGATGTAAAATTTTCATTTTTAATTAGTTTTTCAATACCAGGCCATTTTTTAAATTTACTAGTAAAATAGTCTTTAATAGAGGCGTCATAGCCACCTACATTTGAATAGTCCTTAATTCTAATTTGAGCGTTTTTCACCTTATAATCATTACCATTCGTTGAAGTTCCAAACAGATTGTAATCTCCTCTACGTTCGGCTGCAGTACCCCAACCAGATTCAAGTGTAGCCTGAGATGCAATTAACATTGCTCCTTTGGCGCTTGCACCTTTTGCTTTGGCTTGATTGTATATCTTAATAACGATAGTAATTAGAAATTCATGATGTATCGGATCTTTGCTAAATATATCTATCAATGATGAAGAATTATTGTAAATAAATTTATGTACAAACTGATTATTGTCTTTGTTACTGTCGCCAAAGGTATAGTTTTTGCTATCTAATAAAGTTCCTGAAGCTCTAAAATACATATTATCCGCTCCAATTTCAGGATACATTTTTTGAACGCCTAAATCAGGATATATTATTCTTTGGGTTTGTATTGTTATTTTTTCCGGTAAATTTGGGAAAATTGATTTTAGTAATAAGAATAATTCGTCATGTTCAGAAAATAACTGCTGAATATTTATATTTGGCTTTATGATCTTCTTTATTAAAATATCGTAATATTCTTTCAAATATAGGTTTTTTTCTTCTTTCGATAACTCTGATAATTTAAAAATCAGTGACTCACTTAATTTTTCCCAGTTTACATTATTAATAGAGGTTTCAGAAATTTTATATTGATTCTTACCTTCTTTTTTCGTTTCAATATTGATTTGTTCAGCAAAATGTTCCTGACCTTTTTTGGTGTTAAAATCTTTAGAAATTTGAGTTTTGTAAATAGTTGAATCAAGATCGTTTTCAATCAGAATAACATCGAATTTCTTTTTGATTTCGGTTTTGATTATATCTGAATATGCCTTATTACCAGTATATGCCTTATTTCCAGTGACTGGAATTTCTGATGGAATTATAAGGCTTTGTTGTGTTGATATACTATTATATATTTGAGTGGTTGGTCTGTCATTTAAGTTTGTCGAACTAATATTAGTAGCTACTAAAGAATCAATTGTTTTACTGTTATCTGTAGTAGCAAAAAAAAGAGATTTAGGAACTGCTTTTGAAATGTTAGAATCTTGTTTTGTTTTCTCTAAAGTTGGAATAGTTGTGTCAGAAACTATTGGACTTTTAATTTTTTCTAAAGTAGTGCTTTCATTTTTTTCAATTGAGATATTTGAAAGGATTGAAGAATTAGCATTTTGATATTCCTGCCATAGTTGTACTATATCTTTTTCCTGTCTCATTTCTATTGAAATTTTTGCTAGTTCTTTTAGAAAGATTTCTTTTAAATCCTCTGAGCGTTTTACAGTAGGGATGTTTTTTATTGCAATATTGAAATTGTGAATTACATTTTTACTCATGATTTTTTTGTGTAAAAATAACCTTACTGTGTGGCATTGTGAAATTTTGTACTTATCATGTTCAGTAGTTTCAATAAGTTTTGTTTTCGCTCAAGTAAAAGCAATAGATATTATTATCGTAATTTTAATTTGTATTTCAGGAAAGAAATAAAACAAAAAACGTTTTACAAAGTATTTATAAATATTATTATAAGTTTTATGTTTTCAAAGTCTCCCGAGTTTGTACCAGCTCTAATGTCACAGGTAAGGTATTAAATAAAAAACTCGATCTAAAAAAGTTCTTTAAAGTAAAAAGAGGTATTCAAGTAAGTTAAAATAAGCTCTGAGAATACTTTGTACGAAAGTGTTTTCTATTACCTCCGAGTATACCAAGAAAAAAGAGGTTGTTTTGCATTTAAAAACAACCTCTTTCGATAAACAGCTACTTTTTAAGTACTCTTCTATTTTAAATAAACGTTTTTTGGTCTACAATTATTTAACCAGTTTATTGAAATTAAACTTCATCAAATTCATAAAGCCTTGTTCTATAATATCAATTCCAATTCCAGAATTGCTATCAGCCACTTCGTGATGTGCATTTCTGAAATCTTCAAAATCCTTCTCCGGAATTTCTAAGTTAATCAAAGGTTTAAAATCTATCCAAATCGTTCCTCCGTTTTTGGTGATTTTTTTACGACTGCTATAATCAAAATAAGGATTGCTGATCGTACTTTCCTGAACCGTATATTTTTCGGTCGTATCTATTTTCTGATCCGTCAAAAGTTTGATTTCATATCTTTCACTGTCAAAATTATGCCAGAAAGCAATGTCTTTGTGCATAAAATCTCTTGCATTGTTTTTAGTAATATTAGGATCGAAATACATTAAAAAACGATTCTTTTTTTCATCAGTATAATACGCATTCTCAATTGTGGTTTTGTACTCAATTTTAAATTCGTTTAATTTTTTATCATCGCTTATAATTTCAATTGCAGCATCCTTAAATATATGTCTAAGGTCAGTTCCGTTTCTGTCGTTATTGTAGTTTAGCGTGTAAAACAGGAAATTATTCCAACTGTCAATAATTTCTCTTTTGTTCGTTTTCTTGAAATATCTACGCATACTATTCGCGCGATTTCCTTTGTAAATTGTTGTTAGTTTTAATTTACCAACATTATTTTCTACAATAACTTCTGATTTTTCATCAACAGCATAATAAGGAAAACGATGTGGCGGATTAATTTGTAATTCCAGATTTGGCTTCACTTCCAGATAATGCATGAAAAAGATAAAGCTACGATTTTCAATTAATCCAAATTCATCACGAAGCGTTACATCCGTAAAATAACTTTGGCCGTTGTAATTTATTTTTACAATTACATGGTTAAAAGTCAATAACGAAGGTAAATAATATTTCATGTAGAAATCAACATTGAAATTCACCAAAGCCATAGAAGAATCAACACCAATATAATCCAAAATCACTTTCAATAAAACAGATTTTGCTTTGCAATCTCCCTGTTTATTTTCATAAGTAACACCAGGTTCCTGAGGTTTATGACCATTCATTTCATCTGCATTGTAGATATAATTAATATGATTTTGCACATATTCTATCGCAAATTGCAGTTGCTCATCTTTGTTGTCGATTTTGTCAAGTTTAGCAACTAAATCCGGCGCAAATTCGGGAAGAGAAGATTTCTCAAAAATAGTATCATAAATTGGAGCGATATAATTTGATAATTCGTTCCAATTCGCATCCGTTGCAAAATCAATATATGCAGAAACTTCTCTATTTGAGTCTACAAAATTGATGTAGTTTTCCTCTTCGATTACATATTTTTCTCCTTTTTTCAAATAGTTGACTTCCGGTTCAAGAACATTTCCGTCCTCGTCTCTAAAAAAGGTTTTCTTGTAGGCAATTGTTCTTTCGCGATCGTTTTTAAAAGTAAACTTATATTTTCCATAAGCCCAATAAGTATCGGGACCAACCCAAACATATTTAGAAAACTCTTTACGTAAAAAATCACGTTCCGTAAAAACTTTAATTCTGGAATCCTCCATAATCAAAATGTCATAAAGACGAAGATCTTTTATCGTGATATTGACTTTTTTGTTGCTGCTAAGAACGCCGCCACTGCTTTGGTTTTCGCTGTCTAAAGTTTTGATTTTAGTGTCAGGAATTTTATCCACAAGAACGCCATCTCTTAAAACGCTGATTCTGTGTATAACATAAGTTTCGTTTTCTTCCAGAACAACATCAACCACAGAAGCCCTTTCTAAATTTGCAGGTTCATTTAGCGTGTATGCCAAACAAGCATATTCACTATTTTGATTGTCGTTTGTATAATATATTTTATCTAAAAAGTAGCAATAATCGCGTCCTTCATCTGCTTGTTTTTGAGAGAATTCAGATTCTTTGATATATTCAATAAGTTGAGCGTCATTGATATCGCTTGCCCAATTTTCTGGCTTTTGAATTTTATAATTTTCTGATTGAATGGCTTGTTCCATAGTAAGGCTTTTAATTGAAGTAGGTAAAATCTTTCGTATAAAACAAAAATATAGAATTTTGCCAATATCTGACAGTAGCAAAATGATTATTGAGATAAGTTTGGTTTTCTTACAATAAAGAATTTATTATCTGATTTAATAGAAGTTTAATCTTAGATAATTTAATAAAATCCCGAAAGAATTGAGAAAGTTGTAAAGAGTATTATTACTAAAAAGCCCCGTAATTAATGAGATGCAGTAACAATTGACGAAAAATAAAGGAGATAAAAATTAAGAAGTTTAATAAGAAATGAGAATTATTTCAAAACTGTATTTATAAAATCCATAGCGCCAATTCCTTTGTAAGAAGCATATAAAGCTTTATCAAAAGCTTCACGTTTTGCTTTCTTATCCTTAGCCTCAGTTTCAACAATCATCTGATTGAAAATTCGTTCCTGTTCTTCGCTATATTTTATAGAAGCTTCCAGAAGATCATTTTTTGATACTAATCCAAAAGAAGAGTATAGCTTTTTCATAAACTTCTTATTCAGTTTTTCTAGGTTTGGAATGCTCATATTTCAACCAGTTTTATTTTCTATATATAAGAGACGTAATATTTTAACATATGTTACAGAGTTTCAGTTAAAATCGTCAATTACATATTTTCTTCTCGTAATTACTTTTTTTTAATGCCTTTTTGTTGCAAAAACAACAAGTTAAATGCTATATGTGTTATTATGACGCAATGTACTTATTTTTTCAATTTGTTTTTTTATTTTTAAGTTAAAATTGTGATTTTAACACGTGTTTTTTAGGAGGATTCAGGATTAGAATTTAGCTGGAATTTCGAAAAAATCGCTTCGTTTTATAAAAATGAATTAAATTGCAGTACCAATCCAAACTGGAAAGTTGTATTTAATAAAAAGCAGATGCTAAAAGACATTATAGAAAATAATCAAAATTATCAACCTGGGCTTTCAATAGATTGTGTAATTTTTGGTTTTCATGATAATCAGCTTAAGGTTTTATTAATCAAGATTCCGCATCGAAATACATGGTCATTGCCCGGCGGATTTATCCCAATTGATCAGGATATCGATACAGCCGCGGTGACTGTTTTGAACGAAAGAACTGGAGTTGAAGGAATATTTTTGAGGCAATTTGCGACTTTTGGAAAAATAAAAAGAAACGACCAGCACTTTGGAAAAGAAGTTTTAGAATATTTAAAAATCGAAGAAGAAAAAGGGAAGTGGCTCACACAGCGTTTTGTGACAATTGGTTATTATGCTTTGGTTGATTTTTTAAAAACAATTCCGAGATCTGCCAATAAAGAACAAATTATAGAATGGATTGATCATAAAGAAGTGCCTGAACTTATTTTAGATCACAAAGAAATTCTAGATAAAGCATTAGATACATTGAGAATTGAGCTCAATTTAATGCCAGTTGGTTACAACTTATTACCAGAGAAATTTACGATTCCGGAGCTTCAGAAATTATACGAAACTATTTTGGATCGAAAACTTGACAGAAGAAACTTTCTAAGAAAAATAACCAATATTGGAATCCTGACCAAACTCGACGAAAAGAAAAGCAACGTAGCACATAAAGCGCCAAATTTATATTCGTTTGATAAAGATAAATACG
This genomic interval carries:
- a CDS encoding glucosaminidase domain-containing protein, with the protein product MSKNVIHNFNIAIKNIPTVKRSEDLKEIFLKELAKISIEMRQEKDIVQLWQEYQNANSSILSNISIEKNESTTLEKIKSPIVSDTTIPTLEKTKQDSNISKAVPKSLFFATTDNSKTIDSLVATNISSTNLNDRPTTQIYNSISTQQSLIIPSEIPVTGNKAYTGNKAYSDIIKTEIKKKFDVILIENDLDSTIYKTQISKDFNTKKGQEHFAEQINIETKKEGKNQYKISETSINNVNWEKLSESLIFKLSELSKEEKNLYLKEYYDILIKKIIKPNINIQQLFSEHDELFLLLKSIFPNLPEKITIQTQRIIYPDLGVQKMYPEIGADNMYFRASGTLLDSKNYTFGDSNKDNNQFVHKFIYNNSSSLIDIFSKDPIHHEFLITIVIKIYNQAKAKGASAKGAMLIASQATLESGWGTAAERRGDYNLFGTSTNGNDYKVKNAQIRIKDYSNVGGYDASIKDYFTSKFKKWPGIEKLIKNENFTSDDIDKAFYTGIYIEDEKTRNKTGHGAYNFDDVITSKPNGKGTIISNDNKYGKSLLLQIKSTKKRLIQSIDYEISKNNSSINQEIKKLQSNNVSKKEKEDLSNSIEEIQAQNENYLSIKNEINKE
- a CDS encoding NUDIX domain-containing protein, whose amino-acid sequence is MLKDIIENNQNYQPGLSIDCVIFGFHDNQLKVLLIKIPHRNTWSLPGGFIPIDQDIDTAAVTVLNERTGVEGIFLRQFATFGKIKRNDQHFGKEVLEYLKIEEEKGKWLTQRFVTIGYYALVDFLKTIPRSANKEQIIEWIDHKEVPELILDHKEILDKALDTLRIELNLMPVGYNLLPEKFTIPELQKLYETILDRKLDRRNFLRKITNIGILTKLDEKKSNVAHKAPNLYSFDKDKYEEVLKNGLNQGW